Within the Pseudoalteromonas ulvae UL12 genome, the region TTCCAATTTTAACCCTGAACCATTTACGCTGGTTCATTAGTCCACAGTTCATCTTTTTCAAAAAATTCATACAAACCGTGTGCACGATTGACCAATAAGTTTGCAAAATCGAGCTGTGTTTGCTCTTTTATTCCGCTTTGAACAATTTCATCTGCTTTTAACTGCCATTGAAAAGAAAAATGACGAATTGCGTCGCGCGCTGTTGCAGCAACAGATGCTTCAACATGGTCAGTTGGTAAGCGGCCCGAAATTACCCAGTAAGACTTGCCATTTTGCGATTTAATTTTCCACACTGCAAAAAATGGTGCTAAATAACGGCTTTCTTTGTCAAACACTGATTGAGGAATGATCCCCTTCGATGCTAAGT harbors:
- a CDS encoding DUF4826 family protein — protein: MEQTNTTTEPTEQQIAQWQRDTFENSQKHLASKGIIPQSVFDKESRYLAPFFAVWKIKSQNGKSYWVISGRLPTDHVEASVAATARDAIRHFSFQWQLKADEIVQSGIKEQTQLDFANLLVNRAHGLYEFFEKDELWTNEPA